The segment CCGCTCGTATGGAGAGACCCTGGAGCCGAGCGTTCCCTGGCTGATCGCCGCGGCAGGGATCTATGTGCTGGGGCTCTCCTGTTTCGGGAACTTCTTTACGCGGATCATGGCCCGGAGCGAAACGCCGGTGCGGCTCGCTCCGGCGCAGCGTGCGTATTTGATCGGGCACCTGGGAAAATATGTGCCTGGCAAGGCGCTGGTGGTGGTGCTTCGGGTTGGCCTGCTGGTGCCTTACGGGGCCAGGGCGGCGACGGCGGCCTTTGCGACGCTGTACGAAACGCTGGTGATGATGGCGAGTGGGGGCATTCTGGCCGGTTGGATCTTCGTCCTCTGGCCGGGACCGCCGATTGAAGTGCCGATGGGCGGGGGCCGATCGCTTCCGGTCCCTCTGGCGGCGCTCTCGATGGGAATCGGCATTCCATTGCTCATTTTGGCCGAGGCGCGCATCTTCCCAAAACTGGCGATGACCGCCAGCATGCCGTTTCCAGGGGTCAATCGAGACGCCTTGCCCCGGTTTTCGGTCGGGTTGCTGGCCGAGGGCATCGGCTGGTCGTTGCTCGGCTGGACCTTGCTGGGGCTGAGTCTGGTGGCGACGATCCAGGGGATCGAGCCGGGCAGCTTGCCGGTGACGGGCTGGCCGATGGCCATTGCGGCGGTGGCGCTGGCGACCGTGGCCGGGTTTTTGGTGGCAATCTTTCCGGGAGGCCTGGTGATCCGGGAAGCTGTGCTGACCGCCAGCCTCGGGCCGGTGCTCGGGGCCGAGCCGGCGATTGTCGCGGCTCTGGTGCTGCGATTGGTCTGGGTCGTGGCCGAACTGGCTTGCTCGGGAGCCTTGATGGTTCTCCGGCCGCGTCGTCCGGTGGCGGGAGTGGTTCCTCCGGTTCCCGATTCGGTGGCGGGCTCGTCGCCCGCGTCTCGTCTCTCCGGATCGTGAGTCTGATCGAGATCGAGTCTTCGCATGATCAGTTTCGTCATCCCGGTTTATAACGAACGCGAGAGCCTGGCGACCCTGCTCGACGAGCTGGCCGGGATGGCCGCGTCGGAGAACCTCGGTCCGGTCGAATTCCTGTTCATCGACGACGGCAGCCGAGACGGTTCGTGGCGGGTGATTCAGGACCTGACCACGCGTGATCCTCGGGTCCGGGCGATCCGCTTCCGACGCAACTTCGGCAAGGCCGCGGCCCTGACGGCCGGGTTCAGCCGGGCCAAAGGGGAAATCGTCTTCACGCTCGATGCCGACCTGCAAGACGATCCGGCCGAGGTCCCCCGATTTCTCGAACTATTGAACCGGGGCGAAGGGCTGGACGTCATCAGCGGCTGGAAGCGCACGAGGCACGACCCCTGGCACAAGGTCTTCCCCAGCCGGGTCTTCAACCGGATGGTCAGCCGCCTGACCGGCACCCATCTGCACGACCACAACTGCGGCTTCAAGTGCTACCGAAGCGAGGTCTTGCGCGAGGTCTTCATCTACGGAGAACTGCACCGGTTTGTCCCGGTGCTGGCGAGTGCTCGCGGGTTTCGGGTTGGCGAGATCGAGGTGAACCACCGATCCCGCCAGTTCGGCCAGTCGAAGTATGGCTTCTCGCGGTTCTTCAAAGGGTTCCTCGACCTGATGACCGTCCGCTTCCTGACCGGCTACGGGCAGCGTCCGCAGCATGTGCTGGGCGTGCTCGGCCTGATCCTGCTGGCCATCGGGGCGCTGGGCATGGGATACCTGGCGGTCTACTGGATCGTCGACCACTGGATTCTCAACCAGGACCACCCGATCGGCAGCCGACCGCTCTTGACCTACTCGACGGCCCTGCTGGTCGTCGGCACGCAACTGGTGTCGCTTGGCATTTTGGCCGAGCTGGTCACCTCGTACAACCTTCGGGCCGAAGACACCTATAGCGTGGCCGAGGAAATCGATTCCGACGCTGACTCCGAGGCCAGTGCCTCCCTCGCGAACGACAGCCCCTCTCCGTCGTCTGCGTGACGCATCGCAGACCCGACCCACCTTCCTTGCTCTCCCGCCGATCGAGAGGACCGCGATCCGATGGCGTACTCCGAGCTGCCCGACACCGTTTACATGGAGCCCGACGACCCGAAGATGAGGCCCCCGAGAAGCCCGACCCGTCGGGCAGTGGGGCAGATCCTCATTGTCGTTTCAGTCGCCTTGATGCTCGGCGCCACGCTCAAGCAGAAGGCGATGATCAGCGCCAACGACATCTCACGATGGTGTACCGTCTGGTCGCTCCTGGAACGCGGCACCTATGCGATTGACGAGTGCCCGTGGCAGCTCGGCACGCAAGACAAGGTCCTGATCCCCGAGCCGTTCCCCCCGGAAGGGGAAGAACCGGTCAAGCGGTTCTATTCGAGCAAGCCGCCGCTCTTGCCGACGCTCATTGCCGGCATGCTCTACCCGGCCCGGGCGATCACCGGCGTCCCGCTTGATGCGAAGATTGAGCAGGAACGGTCGCTCCGGATGGAAGTGCAGAGCCTCTCCGACGATCCGCCGAGCGATCCGAACCGGATTCTCGAAGTCGACGAGGAACGCGGCTACCGGGTCATCGACATCACTCCTGAGGAGCCGGTCGAGTGGCCCGTGCAGGTGCTCTACTTCAATCCGGTCGTCGTGGCGCTGAATGTCGTGCCGATGCTGGTGATGCTGATCCTCTACGCTCGTCTGCTCGACCGTTACGCCAGCAACGACTGGGCCTGGTTCCTCGCGATGGCGGCGGCGGGGTTGGGAACCAATCTCGTCATCTTCTCGACAACGCTCAATAACCACACGATCGCGGCCTGGAGCGCCTTCTTCGCGCTCTATGCGTTCCTGCGGATCTGGGACGACGGGCGGACCCACTGGGGATACTTCGTCGTGGCCGGGTTCTTCGGGGCCTTCGCCGCGTGCAACGAGTTGCCGGCGGCGTTGTTTGGGGTCTTGCTGTTCCTGTTGATGGTGGTCAAGGCGCCGGGGAAGACGTTCACGGCCTTCGTACCGGCGGCTCTGGTGCCGATTCTCGCCTTTCTGGGGACGATCTACCTTGCGACCGGTGAATGGACCCCCGTCTATGCGAAGTTCTCGGAGGAAGGCCCCGATTCCCCCTATCGCTACCCCGGCAGCTACTGGCTGACCCCCTTGGCCATGGACTGGTTCGACCAGAACCCCGAGCCCTGGTGGGTGTACCTCCTGCACCTGACGATCGGCCACCACGGGATCTTCTCGCTGACGCCGGTCGTCCTGTTCTCCTTCTGGGCGATGTTCCGCAGCATGTTCGGGATCGATGCTCGGCTACGGACCTTCTCGTGGCTGACCCTGGTGCTGACGGCGGCGATCCTGGCC is part of the Tautonia marina genome and harbors:
- a CDS encoding glycosyltransferase family 2 protein, with the translated sequence MISFVIPVYNERESLATLLDELAGMAASENLGPVEFLFIDDGSRDGSWRVIQDLTTRDPRVRAIRFRRNFGKAAALTAGFSRAKGEIVFTLDADLQDDPAEVPRFLELLNRGEGLDVISGWKRTRHDPWHKVFPSRVFNRMVSRLTGTHLHDHNCGFKCYRSEVLREVFIYGELHRFVPVLASARGFRVGEIEVNHRSRQFGQSKYGFSRFFKGFLDLMTVRFLTGYGQRPQHVLGVLGLILLAIGALGMGYLAVYWIVDHWILNQDHPIGSRPLLTYSTALLVVGTQLVSLGILAELVTSYNLRAEDTYSVAEEIDSDADSEASASLANDSPSPSSA